In Primulina eburnea isolate SZY01 chromosome 3, ASM2296580v1, whole genome shotgun sequence, one DNA window encodes the following:
- the LOC140825370 gene encoding uncharacterized protein yields MADRGAGDRGGFGRGFGGRGRGGDRGGRGRGGRRPRRETEEEKWVPVTKLGRLVKDGKIKSLEQIYLHSLPIKEYQIIDTLVGPSLKDEVMKIMPVQKQTRAGQRTRFKAFVVVGDGNGHVGLGVKCSKEVATAIRGAIILAKLSVIPVRRGYWGNKIGKPHTVPCKVTGKCGSVTVRMVPAPRGAGIVAARVPKKVLQFAGIEDVFTSSRGSTKTLGNFVKATFDCLLKTYGFLTPDFWRETRFTKSPFQEYTDLLAKPTSKIVHLVEDAEA; encoded by the exons ATGGCTGACAGAGGAGCGGGAGACCGTGGCGGCTTTGGGCGTGGATTCGGTGGCCGTGGACGTGGTGGCGATAGGGGAGGTCGCGGACGCGGCGGCCGTCGTCCCCGTCGCGAAACGGAGGAGGAGAAATGGGTACCAGTTACGAAGCTAGGACGTCTTGTGAAAGATGGGAAAATTAAGTCCTTGGAGCAGATCTACCTGCATTCGCTTCCAATCAAGGAGTACCAAATCATCGATACTCTTGTTGGACCCTCTCTGAAAGATGAGGTGATGAAAATCATGCCGGTTCAGAAGCAAACCCGCGCTGGTCAGAGAACCAGATTCAAGGCCTTCGTGGTGGTCGGAGATGGTAACGGGCACGTCGGTTTGGGGGTGAAGTGCTCAAAAGAGGTGGCTACCGCTATACGTGGGGCAATAATACTGGCTAAGCTATCTGTAATCCCAGTGAGGAGAGGCTACTGGGGAAACAAAATTGGGAAGCCACATACTGTGCCGTGTAAGGTTACGGGTAAATGTGGGTCTGTTACGGTGCGTATGGTCCCTGCACCTCGTGGGGCTGGAATTGTTGCAGCTCGGGTGCCGAAGAAGGTGCTACAGTTTGCGGGTATTGAGGATGTGTTCACTTCCTCTCGTGGATCTACCAAAACCCTCGGAAACTTTGTCAAG GCAACTTTTGACTGTCTGCTGAAGACGTATGGGTTTTTAACTCCAGATTTCTGGAGGGAGACTAGATTCACGAAATCACCTTTTCAAGAGTACACTGATTTGTTGGCAAAGCCCACCTCCAAGATTGTCCACCTTGTAGAGGATGCTGAGGCCTAA
- the LOC140825368 gene encoding calmodulin-7-like: MADQLSDDQISEFKEAFSLFDKDGDGCITTKELGTVMRSLGQNPTEAELQDMINEVDADGNGTIDFPEFLNLMARKMKDTDSEEELKEAFRVFDKDQNGFISAAELRHVMTNLGEKLTDEEVDEMIREADVDGDGQINYEEFVKVMMAK; encoded by the exons ATGGCGGATCAGTTGTCGGATGACCAGATCTCTGAGTTCAAGGAGGCCTTCAGTCTTTTTGACAAGGATGGAGATG GTTGCATCACAACCAAGGAGCTCGGTACCGTGATGAGATCTTTGGGACAGAATCCAACCGAAGCTGAGCTCCAGGACATGATCAACGAGGTGGATGCTGATGGTAATGGAACAATAGACTTTCCTGAGTTCTTGAATCTCATGGCAAGGAAAATGAAGGACACAGACTCTGAGGAGGAATTGAAAGAGGCTTTCCGTGTCTTTGACAAAGACCAAAATGGTTTCATCTCTGCTGCTGAACTTCGCCACGTAATGACAAATCTTGGCGAGAAGCTGACTGATGAAGAAGTGGATGAGATGATCCGGGAGGCGGATGTTGATGGGGACGGACAGATTAACTACGAAGAGTTTGTCAAGGTTATGATGGCCAAGTAA
- the LOC140825369 gene encoding UBP1-associated protein 2B-like, which produces MAKKRKAPSSQQTQEKKHKIIRDEEEEEEEEEESSSEEEESESGSEEDDDEDDDEDEDEEDDDSSSEDEASKRATVRELLEPFGKDQIIDLLKEAGSKDATLLAKIIETADSDPTHRKIFIHGLGYDATSEQLVQAFKPFGEIEESRLIVDKNTGRAKGYAFVLFKTRVAAKKALKVPQKKIGSRNVSCQLAAVGSTTPATQASETGKWKIFVGNVGPTVTPEKLKAFFRRYGEIEDGPIGTDPTTNLFKGFAVITYKSTEGYKKALEEPIKVFENCQLHCKKFVENHTNKNNVALQSTASVANASVSDLSYGGLGVNPGVLGANLTPARYLMSQNPGIGLAGNAILAAGYNSAGLMTSGLSSSFGGMGSDYGMNSLSPNVMGRYGSQAAFNGMGPFQSSQTGHSTVGTSTTTAAAGRDPGNLGKEPSLTSYFHL; this is translated from the coding sequence ATGGCAAAGAAACGTAAAGCCCCATCCTCACAACAAACCCAGGAAAAAAAACACAAGATAATTCGTgacgaggaggaggaggaggaagaagaagaagaatcctCGTCAGAAGAAGAGGAATCAGAATCAGGATCTGAAGAAGACGATGACGAGGACGATGACGAGGACGAGGATGAGGAAGACGACGACTCATCATCTGAAGACGAAGCATCGAAAAGAGCAACTGTTCGTGAGCTACTGGAACCTTTCGGAAAAGACCAAATCATAGACCTGCTCAAAGAGGCGGGCTCTAAGGACGCCACGCTTCTGGCCAAAATCATTGAAACGGCGGATTCTGACCCGACCCACCGGAAGATATTCATCCACGGGCTCGGGTATGACGCCACCTCGGAGCAGCTCGTTCAGGCCTTCAAACCATTTGGTGAAATCGAGGAGAGCAGGTTGATTGTTGATAAGAATACTGGTCGGGCGAAAGGCTACGCATTCGTGTTGTTTAAGACGAGGGTTGCTGCCAAAAAGGCTCTGAAAGTCCCGCAGAAGAAGATTGGAAGCAGGAACGTGTCCTGCCAACTGGCAGCTGTTGGCTCAACAACTCCTGCAACTCAGGCATCAGAAACGGGGAAATGGAAGATTTTTGTTGGAAATGTGGGGCCTACTGTGACACCTGAGAAGCTGAAGGCCTTCTTTCGGAGGTACGGGGAAATTGAGGACGGACCTATTGGGACGGATCCGACTACAAATCTGTTCAAAGGCTTTGCTGTTATTACGTACAAGTCTACCGAGGGGTACAAGAAGGCTTTGGAGGAGCCGATTAAAGTGTTTGAGAATTGCCAATTGCATTGCAAGAAGTTTGTGGAAAATCATACTAATAAAAACAACGTGGCTCTGCAAAGTACTGCAAGTGTTGCCAATGCTTCCGTTAGTGATCTTAGTTATGGTGGTTTAGGAGTGAATCCAGGGGTTTTGGGTGCTAACTTGACCCCTGCCAGGTATTTGATGTCGCAAAATCCTGGGATTGGGTTGGCAGGGAATGCAATACTGGCCGCAGGATATAATTCGGCTGGTTTAATGACATCTGGATTGAGTTCATCTTTCGGTGGGATGGGTTCAGATTATGGAATGAATAGCTTGAGTCCAAATGTGATGGGGCGCTATGGATCACAAGCGGCTTTTAATGGAATGGGGCCCTTCCAGAGTTCTCAAACAGGGCATTCGACTGTAGGAACATCTACAACTACCGCAGCGGCTGGGAGAGATCCAGGAAATCTTGGAAAGGAACCATCATTAACTTCTTATTTCCATCTTTAG
- the LOC140825367 gene encoding ubiquitin-conjugating enzyme E2 22-like → MATNENLPPNVIKQLAKELKNLDETPPEGIKVGVNDDNFSIIFADIEGPAGTPYENGVFRMKLILSRDFPHSPPKGYFMTNIFHPNIATNGEICVNALKKDWNPNLGLRHVLIVIRCLLIEPFPESALNDLAGKMLRENYDEYAKHARVITEIHALKPKPKFKTGTISESAAAINVDQTNPSVKSVDHKNATSFTEQPSPLAPKPGNGQDQQSVASSTETGVSGSATSMQKKESGLTKVPADKKKMDARKKSLKRL, encoded by the exons ATG GCAACTAATGAGAATCTTCCCCCGAACGTCATAAAACAACTAGCAAAGGAATTGAAGAACCTTGATGAAACTCCCCCAGAAGGAATTAAAGTAGGTGTGAATGATGATAACTTTTCAATTATCTTCGCTGACATTGAGGGCCCAG CTGGGACTCCATATGAAAATGGAGTGTTTCGCATGAAGTTGATTCTGTCTCGTGATTTCCCACATTCCCCTCCAAAAG GCTACTTTATGACCAATATTTTTCATCCTAATATTGCAACTAATGGTGAAATATGTGTCAATGCTCTGAAGAAAGACTGGAACCCAAATCTTGGCTTACGCCATGTTTTAATT gTTATCAGATGCTTATTGATTGAACCATTTCCAGAATCAGCTCTAAACGATTTGGCTGGCAAGATGCTGCGTGAGAATTATGACGAGTATGCTAAACATGCGAG AGTTATCACGGAAATTCATGCTCTCAAGCCAAAGCCTAAGTTCAAAACTGGAACTATATCCGAGTCCGCCGCGGCCATAAACGTAGACCAAACAAATCCTTCAGTAAAGAGTGTCGACCACAAGAATGCCACATCATTTACTGAACAACCTTCACCACTGGCCCCAAAACCTGGAAATGGTCAAGATCAACAATCAGTTGCTTCATCGACTGAGACAGGAGTTAGTGGGTCGGCTACATCGATGCAAAAGAAAGAATCTGGACTGACTAAAGTTCCCGCAGACAAAAAGAAGATGGATGCTAGAAAGAAAAGCCTGAAGAGATTATAA